A single window of Sporosarcina sp. Marseille-Q4943 DNA harbors:
- the tyrS gene encoding tyrosine--tRNA ligase, translating to MKNGLLEDLKWRGLLYQQTDEEGLEKVLNEEKISLYCGVDPTADSMHIGHVVPLLTLRRFAMHGHRPILLVGGATGMIGDPSFRADERQLQTEEQVEQNVAGLRKQLERLFDFNEDGGAILVNNKDWIGKMSAIEFLRDFGKLLSVNYMLAKENVSSRLETGISFTEFSYMLIQGADFNHLYNNYGCRVQIGGSDQWGNITTGLEIIRKTHEEEAKAFGITIPLVTKSDGTKFGKTAGGSVWLDAAKTSPYEFYQFWINTADADVIKYLKIFTFMDREAIEALEVSVQEEPHLRKAQQALAEEMMRLIHGEEALDQAIRISKALFSGDLKALTVEEMKDAFKDVPTAEMEKVDKNIVDFIVEAGVSPSKRQAREDVTNGAISLNGEKVTDIAYEVTATDRLDDVFTIVRRGKKNYKMVKFV from the coding sequence ATGAAGAACGGATTGCTGGAAGACTTGAAATGGAGAGGCCTGCTGTATCAGCAGACGGATGAGGAAGGCCTTGAAAAAGTATTGAATGAGGAAAAGATTTCATTGTACTGCGGTGTCGATCCGACAGCGGACAGCATGCATATCGGTCATGTCGTCCCGTTATTGACGTTGCGTCGCTTTGCAATGCATGGCCATCGTCCAATCCTTTTGGTCGGCGGGGCGACAGGGATGATCGGAGATCCGTCTTTCCGTGCCGATGAACGTCAGCTCCAAACGGAAGAGCAAGTAGAGCAAAATGTCGCAGGTTTGCGAAAGCAACTGGAAAGATTATTTGATTTCAACGAAGATGGCGGTGCAATCCTCGTCAACAATAAAGACTGGATTGGAAAGATGAGCGCCATTGAATTTCTTCGAGATTTTGGAAAGTTGCTTAGCGTCAATTATATGCTTGCTAAAGAGAACGTTTCCTCAAGGCTTGAAACAGGGATTTCCTTTACGGAATTCTCATATATGCTCATTCAAGGTGCCGACTTCAATCATTTGTACAATAACTATGGCTGCCGTGTACAAATCGGAGGATCCGACCAATGGGGCAATATTACAACAGGTCTTGAAATTATCCGCAAGACACATGAGGAAGAAGCGAAGGCGTTCGGCATTACGATTCCACTCGTCACAAAATCGGATGGAACGAAATTCGGAAAAACAGCTGGCGGATCGGTATGGCTGGATGCAGCAAAAACTTCCCCTTATGAGTTCTACCAGTTCTGGATCAACACTGCCGACGCTGATGTTATTAAGTATTTGAAAATCTTCACATTCATGGATCGTGAAGCGATTGAAGCGTTGGAAGTTTCCGTGCAGGAGGAACCGCATCTCCGCAAGGCGCAGCAAGCGCTTGCTGAAGAAATGATGCGTCTCATCCATGGCGAGGAAGCGCTCGACCAGGCAATTCGCATCTCAAAAGCATTGTTCAGCGGGGACTTGAAAGCGTTGACTGTTGAGGAAATGAAAGACGCATTCAAAGATGTGCCAACGGCCGAAATGGAAAAGGTGGATAAAAACATCGTCGACTTCATCGTTGAGGCAGGTGTTTCGCCGTCCAAACGCCAAGCCCGTGAAGACGTGACAAACGGCGCCATTTCGCTGAACGGAGAAAAAGTGACGGATATTGCATACGAAGTCACAGCGACAGACCGTTTGGATGACGTGTTCACGATTGTCCGTAGAGGGAAGAAAAATTACAAAATGGTGAAATTCGTTTAA
- a CDS encoding Ku protein, with product MHTIWKGSISFGLVNIPIKLHAATENNDIKLRQLHKECHSPISYQKVCPICDKEVKSEEIVKAYEYTKNKFVVLDDEELEKLKKENEDKAVEIIDFVKLEEIDPIYFEKSYFMAPDANGGKAYALLRQALKESGKIGVAKIIIRSKEQLAVVRVYKDALLMETIHFPDEVRNVQEVPNIPEEDTVVKKELDTALLLVDQLTTAFDPEKYTDEYRTALMELIEEKKAGNITVAKTEKQAISPSNTTDLMAALQASLDKTKKKKPAPRKKAAAKMKA from the coding sequence TTGCATACAATTTGGAAAGGCAGCATCAGTTTCGGACTCGTCAATATTCCGATTAAGCTTCATGCGGCGACTGAAAACAACGATATTAAATTGCGACAACTTCACAAGGAGTGCCATTCTCCAATCAGTTATCAGAAAGTATGCCCAATTTGCGATAAAGAAGTGAAAAGCGAAGAAATCGTGAAAGCGTATGAGTATACGAAAAACAAGTTCGTCGTGCTCGATGATGAAGAGCTTGAAAAGCTGAAGAAGGAAAATGAGGACAAAGCCGTTGAAATCATTGATTTTGTAAAGCTGGAGGAAATTGATCCCATCTATTTCGAAAAAAGCTATTTCATGGCTCCTGACGCTAACGGTGGTAAGGCTTATGCTTTATTGCGGCAAGCTTTAAAGGAATCCGGAAAAATTGGAGTGGCAAAGATCATCATCCGCTCGAAGGAGCAATTGGCCGTCGTCCGGGTATATAAAGATGCTTTGTTAATGGAAACGATCCACTTCCCTGATGAAGTTCGTAATGTACAGGAAGTCCCGAATATTCCAGAAGAGGACACTGTCGTGAAGAAGGAACTCGATACAGCACTTCTGTTAGTCGATCAATTGACGACTGCATTCGATCCCGAGAAATATACGGATGAGTATAGAACAGCACTAATGGAATTAATTGAAGAGAAAAAAGCAGGCAATATCACTGTTGCTAAAACTGAGAAACAGGCAATTTCCCCTTCCAATACAACCGATTTGATGGCGGCGTTGCAAGCGTCGCTCGATAAGACGAAAAAGAAGAAGCCCGCGCCACGGAAAAAAGCGGCAGCGAAGATGAAAGCGTAA
- a CDS encoding DNA ligase D, with amino-acid sequence MKPMLMMDAEEIPVGKDWIYETKYDGFRAILIWDEEGIRLFSRNEKVLNDIFPEIIEECHRIEHLIKPFLPIAFDGELVCLQNDFSSEFSIVQTRGRMRKKEVIDQHSKIFQCQYIVFDLLSVKGKDVTASALDKRKAQLKKCFEQIGLPITVQYRHESLIQLIETFTDGNEIWNYIRHNNGEGAIAKRRKSVWSNEKRTNQWLKVKNWRLVTVIITKYEQVNGFFTGAIYREGHLIEITTFKHGMTDEEMKTLSELFLANGKNIGDSTYEIAPSICANINCISFDGKHLREPRFHSFQFEVNAEECQWRRLLRQVNPIPEQVQITHPDKPVWPRESLQKDDYLLYLQMAAPFMLPFLKERHLTLIRFPHGVPGEMFYQKSVPDYAPDFVQTSKDEDIDYIVCNDITTLLWLGNQLALEYHIPFQTIDTTMPTEIVFDLDPPSVKEFSLSVEAAVRMKAIFDRFQLTSFIKTSGGKGLQLYIPLPFNTFTYEDTRLFTKFVSDFLCDQEPQWFTTERLKKNRGNKLYLDYVQHHEGKTIVAPYSPRGNELATVATPLNWDEVGASLRPEQFTINSVMERMKTIGDPFREFRKVGNTQPYAVVLEQLKALLEGK; translated from the coding sequence ATGAAACCGATGTTGATGATGGATGCAGAGGAAATTCCTGTAGGGAAGGATTGGATATACGAAACGAAGTACGACGGATTCAGAGCAATCCTTATATGGGATGAAGAAGGAATTCGGCTTTTTAGCAGAAATGAAAAAGTACTGAACGATATCTTCCCGGAGATTATTGAGGAATGCCATCGTATTGAACATTTGATCAAGCCTTTTCTTCCAATTGCCTTTGACGGGGAATTGGTCTGTTTACAAAACGATTTCAGCAGTGAATTTTCAATCGTGCAAACGAGGGGACGGATGCGGAAGAAAGAAGTGATCGATCAACATTCGAAAATTTTTCAGTGCCAATATATCGTCTTCGATCTTTTGTCTGTGAAGGGGAAGGATGTAACCGCCTCTGCGCTGGACAAGAGGAAGGCGCAATTGAAGAAGTGTTTTGAACAGATTGGACTGCCGATTACCGTCCAATATCGCCACGAAAGTTTAATTCAATTAATAGAAACGTTTACAGACGGCAATGAAATATGGAATTATATCCGGCATAACAATGGGGAAGGGGCGATTGCCAAACGGAGGAAAAGTGTCTGGAGTAATGAAAAAAGAACGAATCAATGGTTGAAAGTGAAGAACTGGCGATTGGTCACAGTCATTATTACGAAATATGAACAGGTAAATGGATTTTTCACAGGCGCCATTTATAGAGAAGGTCACCTTATTGAGATAACAACATTCAAGCATGGAATGACAGACGAGGAAATGAAGACCCTTAGTGAATTGTTTCTAGCAAACGGGAAAAATATCGGGGATTCTACTTATGAGATTGCGCCATCGATCTGTGCGAACATAAATTGCATCAGCTTTGATGGGAAACATCTACGGGAACCGAGGTTCCATTCCTTTCAATTTGAAGTGAATGCAGAAGAGTGCCAGTGGCGGCGATTGCTTCGACAGGTGAACCCGATTCCTGAGCAAGTACAAATTACGCATCCAGACAAACCGGTTTGGCCGAGGGAAAGCTTGCAGAAGGATGACTACTTGCTGTACTTGCAAATGGCGGCACCTTTCATGCTTCCGTTTCTCAAAGAACGCCATCTAACCTTGATCCGTTTTCCTCATGGTGTGCCGGGCGAGATGTTTTATCAGAAAAGCGTTCCCGACTACGCACCTGATTTTGTCCAGACGTCAAAAGATGAGGATATTGACTATATCGTTTGCAATGACATAACGACATTGCTATGGCTGGGGAATCAGCTTGCACTAGAATACCACATTCCGTTTCAAACGATCGACACGACAATGCCGACAGAAATCGTCTTCGATTTGGATCCGCCCTCAGTGAAAGAATTCTCACTCTCCGTAGAAGCGGCAGTGCGCATGAAGGCGATCTTCGACCGGTTCCAACTGACTTCATTCATTAAAACATCCGGCGGCAAAGGGCTTCAATTATATATCCCGCTCCCTTTCAATACATTCACTTATGAAGATACCCGCCTCTTCACAAAGTTCGTCTCTGACTTCCTTTGCGACCAAGAGCCGCAATGGTTCACGACTGAACGCTTGAAAAAGAACAGGGGAAACAAACTTTATTTGGACTATGTGCAACATCACGAAGGAAAAACGATCGTCGCTCCATATTCACCGAGAGGAAACGAACTGGCGACAGTCGCAACTCCATTGAACTGGGATGAAGTTGGAGCTTCATTACGGCCGGAGCAGTTTACAATCAACAGTGTAATGGAACGGATGAAAACGATTGGAGACCCTTTCCGTGAATTCAGGAAAGTGGGGAATACACAACCGTATGCAGTTGTGCTTGAACAGTTGAAGGCGTTACTGGAGGGAAAATAA
- a CDS encoding long-chain-fatty-acid--CoA ligase codes for MEVPLILTQFLDNAVKLYGDKKAIISDDRVFTYREMNERVNQLSNGLRTLGVKKGDRVAFLAPNSVEMLEGFYGVFQLGAIMVPLNIRLKPEDYLFILNHSESKVLFVDQDLYHLILPIKEKLETVEEIIVHYYDGTCDEVNYDEFLKGHSAKAFNRETLEETDVCSLLYTSGTTGNPKGVMLTHRNNYIHALTCMHHLRVTDEDVLAHVLPMFHVNGWGSPFYYTANGATQVCLRKASPDSIFEAIEKHGVTVMHMAPTVLNSLIQHYDKHHPEIEQNIRAFIAGSAPPTAFVTRVEEELGWEFIQVYGMTESSPLSTISRIRSHFKDFSREEESRIKAKTGYQMIGTDVKVVNELGEEVAWNEKEIGELIVRGNGVMKGYWKNEEATMEAIRNGWLYTGDMATVDEYGHIGIVDRKKDVIISGGENISSIEVEGVLYDHPAILEAAVIAVPHEKWGETPHAYVVLRPGQGATEEELIQFSRDKLAHFKAITGVTFVDELPKNASGKILKVQLRNNYWESVGKAGRFVN; via the coding sequence TTGGAAGTGCCGTTAATTTTAACTCAGTTTTTAGATAATGCCGTGAAACTCTATGGGGATAAAAAAGCAATTATCTCTGATGACCGAGTTTTTACTTATCGAGAGATGAATGAACGAGTCAACCAGTTGTCAAATGGCCTTCGCACATTAGGTGTAAAAAAAGGAGATCGAGTGGCATTTCTGGCGCCAAATAGTGTAGAAATGCTGGAAGGCTTCTATGGTGTGTTTCAGCTAGGGGCAATCATGGTGCCTTTGAATATTCGCTTAAAACCGGAGGATTATCTCTTTATTTTGAATCATAGTGAATCCAAGGTTTTGTTTGTTGATCAGGACTTATACCATTTAATCCTTCCTATTAAAGAAAAGCTTGAGACCGTTGAAGAGATTATTGTGCACTACTATGATGGCACCTGTGATGAAGTAAACTACGATGAATTTTTAAAGGGGCATTCCGCAAAAGCTTTCAATCGGGAAACTTTAGAAGAAACCGATGTATGTAGCTTGCTTTATACGAGTGGAACAACCGGCAATCCAAAAGGTGTAATGTTGACGCATCGCAACAATTATATCCATGCATTAACGTGTATGCATCACTTACGGGTTACCGATGAAGATGTTCTTGCACATGTGTTGCCAATGTTTCATGTCAACGGCTGGGGCTCGCCATTTTACTATACTGCAAACGGAGCAACACAAGTCTGTTTAAGAAAAGCTTCTCCAGATAGTATTTTTGAAGCGATTGAGAAACATGGTGTTACCGTAATGCATATGGCTCCGACGGTGTTGAATTCATTAATACAACATTACGATAAGCATCATCCGGAAATTGAGCAAAACATTCGTGCATTCATTGCAGGATCGGCACCACCAACAGCATTTGTCACTAGAGTGGAAGAGGAGCTAGGCTGGGAGTTTATCCAAGTGTACGGCATGACGGAATCTAGTCCGTTAAGTACCATCTCTAGAATCCGCTCCCACTTCAAAGATTTTTCAAGAGAAGAAGAGTCTCGAATAAAAGCAAAAACCGGATACCAAATGATTGGCACAGATGTAAAAGTCGTTAATGAATTAGGAGAAGAAGTAGCCTGGAACGAAAAAGAAATTGGTGAACTTATTGTCCGCGGAAATGGCGTCATGAAAGGCTATTGGAAAAATGAAGAAGCGACAATGGAAGCCATTCGTAATGGCTGGCTCTATACCGGGGACATGGCTACTGTAGATGAGTATGGACATATTGGAATCGTAGATCGGAAAAAGGATGTCATTATCTCTGGCGGTGAAAATATTTCTTCCATTGAAGTTGAGGGTGTCTTATACGACCATCCAGCTATCCTGGAAGCTGCGGTCATTGCAGTTCCCCATGAAAAATGGGGGGAGACGCCTCATGCTTATGTCGTTTTACGTCCGGGGCAAGGAGCGACAGAAGAAGAACTAATTCAATTCTCGAGGGATAAGCTAGCTCATTTTAAAGCGATTACGGGAGTCACCTTCGTAGACGAACTTCCTAAAAATGCTTCCGGTAAGATTTTAAAAGTTCAGCTGCGTAACAACTACTGGGAGTCGGTTGGAAAAGCGGGGAGATTTGTTAACTGA
- a CDS encoding DUF1829 domain-containing protein, which yields MIDQLKKAYEDWNKSHLNFSQIEDFVEITTPFVDINHDFIQVFLEKKPTGTYRLTDDGNTLNELEMRGVFIKGSKNRTTYFDSTLCIFGVSHDKDTGELFLTVPTIEALPQKQNNLLQCILRIFDMLLTSRNMVTNIFFEEVENYFIEKDVIFTPNLGFTGRSGNQQNFDFVIPHWKGIKEKLIYIVNSPKSDNYKPALFPFIDVRETRPNADFFVLANDTETAISPKFIEPIRNYNIEILEWSHREDWIKQLKVI from the coding sequence ATGATAGATCAATTAAAGAAAGCCTATGAGGATTGGAATAAATCACATTTAAATTTTTCTCAAATTGAAGATTTCGTTGAAATTACTACTCCTTTTGTAGATATCAATCATGATTTCATCCAAGTCTTCCTTGAAAAGAAACCAACAGGCACCTATAGACTAACTGATGACGGAAATACATTAAACGAATTGGAAATGCGGGGAGTCTTCATAAAAGGAAGTAAAAATCGAACAACTTATTTTGATAGCACATTGTGTATCTTTGGAGTGTCTCACGACAAAGACACTGGTGAATTGTTCCTCACGGTACCGACAATTGAAGCACTTCCACAAAAGCAAAACAACCTACTCCAATGTATTTTAAGAATTTTCGATATGTTGTTGACATCAAGAAATATGGTTACAAACATTTTTTTCGAAGAAGTAGAAAACTACTTTATTGAAAAGGATGTTATATTCACCCCTAATTTAGGTTTTACAGGAAGATCAGGTAATCAACAGAACTTTGATTTTGTAATTCCTCATTGGAAAGGCATTAAAGAAAAACTTATTTACATTGTAAATTCGCCCAAATCAGATAACTACAAACCAGCACTGTTTCCTTTTATCGATGTAAGAGAAACGAGACCCAATGCTGATTTTTTCGTGCTTGCAAACGATACTGAGACAGCCATTTCTCCAAAATTCATTGAACCAATTAGGAACTACAATATAGAAATTCTTGAGTGGTCACATCGTGAAGACTGGATAAAACAATTAAAAGTAATTTAA
- the rpsD gene encoding 30S ribosomal protein S4: MARYTGPSWKLSRRLGISLSGTGKEIEKRPYAPGQHGPTQRKKLSEYGLQLQEKQKLRFMFGVNERQFKTVFNKAGKMPGKHGENFMILLETRLDNIVYRMGLARTRRAARQLVNHGHILVDGKRVDIPSYSVKPGQEISLREKSQNLDVVNEALEVNNYVPEYVSFNADTKVGTFVRYPERSELAAEINEALIVEFYSR, encoded by the coding sequence ATGGCTCGTTATACAGGTCCATCTTGGAAACTTTCCCGTCGTCTTGGCATCTCGCTAAGCGGAACTGGAAAAGAAATCGAAAAACGCCCTTACGCACCGGGACAACACGGTCCTACTCAACGTAAAAAACTTTCCGAATACGGATTGCAATTACAAGAAAAACAAAAACTTCGTTTCATGTTCGGCGTGAACGAGCGTCAGTTTAAAACTGTTTTCAACAAAGCTGGTAAAATGCCTGGTAAACATGGTGAGAACTTCATGATTCTTCTTGAAACTCGCCTTGACAACATCGTATACCGCATGGGTCTTGCACGCACTCGCCGTGCAGCTCGCCAACTTGTTAACCACGGTCATATCTTGGTTGACGGTAAACGCGTTGACATCCCATCTTACAGCGTAAAACCTGGTCAAGAGATCTCACTTCGTGAGAAATCTCAAAACTTGGATGTTGTAAACGAAGCTCTAGAAGTGAACAACTATGTTCCTGAGTACGTTTCATTCAACGCTGACACTAAAGTCGGTACATTCGTACGCTACCCAGAGCGCAGCGAACTTGCTGCTGAAATTAACGAAGCTCTTATCGTTGAGTTCTACTCTCGTTAA
- a CDS encoding sensor domain-containing diguanylate cyclase yields MNDHELILYEVKCAVFDLLSNLNDERPLEDKLVQFKELFMNQFEIKDAAILLYDNNRFVPLFDSETTQKSCALCHETYTKDHPIFNVSFMSHASGREYNFADDSLIIRDIHLAPLGALLFKASEKWHAFALTDHLKDLKKVFGTFISQAVKMHELSVNEKTYRHLFEVAELFNSTMESDVILEGLMEAVTESYPVYDVHLLLSNEQKGKTNEYSLFDYANERASAVDAFLSGDLTIENASDISSVLMNAPIRGRQGIYGVLQITAPKDTEFTVTQKSFIRSIANAAGSALENASLYDQSHRLVDDLRLVNEASRKLNNNLELDEMIAYLKDQFLHAFCPNEMAFVFYDDQRSFSISPSSTSFFTSEAGKKYIDSVSARLCKGEEAVFDANTKICPDGVYNYKSIVALPISNGGEMIGFVILMHREEYFFSFDSFKLMRSLIRHSSLAISNIMLRDQLQELVNKDHLTKLFTRSYLDEIVNSTMEKEECGVFILMDVDDFKLVNDSYGHTTGDLVLQQISAFILSKVEGRGIASRWGGEEIAIFAPSATVDEGVDLARQLVEGIPGATDPSVTVSIGLSGWSPEDGKSYKELFQSTDAALYDAKNDGKNRFVLHGAASAIKCR; encoded by the coding sequence ATGAACGATCATGAATTGATATTATATGAAGTGAAATGTGCCGTATTTGATTTACTATCGAATCTGAACGATGAAAGACCTCTGGAAGACAAGCTTGTACAATTCAAAGAGCTATTCATGAACCAATTCGAAATAAAGGATGCTGCAATCCTCCTGTATGATAATAACCGTTTCGTGCCGCTGTTCGATAGTGAGACCACACAGAAAAGTTGTGCGTTGTGTCATGAAACTTACACTAAAGACCATCCAATCTTCAACGTGTCGTTCATGTCCCACGCTTCTGGCAGGGAATATAATTTCGCTGACGACTCGCTCATCATAAGGGATATCCATCTTGCTCCTCTTGGCGCTCTGCTGTTCAAAGCGAGTGAAAAATGGCATGCCTTCGCCTTGACGGATCATTTGAAGGATTTGAAGAAAGTGTTCGGCACGTTCATTAGCCAAGCCGTCAAAATGCATGAGCTCTCGGTAAATGAAAAGACTTATCGTCATTTATTCGAAGTGGCCGAGCTTTTCAACTCCACGATGGAAAGTGATGTCATCCTAGAAGGGCTTATGGAAGCGGTAACCGAATCATACCCGGTTTATGATGTACATCTTCTCCTTTCGAATGAACAGAAAGGGAAAACGAATGAGTATAGTTTGTTTGATTATGCGAACGAGAGGGCATCCGCTGTCGACGCCTTCCTGTCAGGGGATTTGACAATTGAAAACGCTTCGGATATTTCAAGCGTCCTCATGAATGCGCCAATTCGTGGAAGACAGGGGATTTACGGTGTTTTACAGATCACTGCCCCGAAAGACACGGAATTTACAGTGACGCAGAAGAGTTTTATACGATCAATAGCGAATGCTGCGGGTAGTGCACTTGAAAATGCGAGTCTTTACGACCAATCCCATCGGCTCGTCGACGATTTGCGTTTAGTGAATGAAGCTTCAAGGAAGTTAAACAACAATTTGGAGCTTGACGAAATGATTGCCTATCTCAAAGACCAATTTCTGCACGCTTTTTGCCCGAACGAAATGGCATTTGTTTTTTATGATGATCAACGCAGCTTTTCCATTTCCCCGTCTAGTACGTCATTTTTCACTAGTGAAGCTGGGAAGAAATATATAGATTCAGTTTCGGCCCGTTTATGCAAGGGGGAAGAAGCGGTTTTTGACGCGAATACAAAAATATGCCCAGATGGTGTCTATAACTATAAATCCATTGTCGCCCTCCCAATAAGCAATGGTGGTGAAATGATCGGATTCGTCATTCTCATGCACCGGGAAGAGTACTTTTTCTCATTTGACAGTTTCAAATTGATGCGCTCGCTCATCCGCCATTCATCGCTCGCGATATCGAACATTATGCTGCGCGATCAATTGCAGGAACTTGTCAATAAAGATCATCTGACAAAATTATTCACCCGTTCGTATTTAGATGAAATTGTCAACTCTACCATGGAAAAAGAGGAATGCGGAGTCTTCATCTTAATGGATGTCGATGACTTCAAGTTGGTTAACGACTCCTATGGTCATACGACGGGAGATTTAGTGTTGCAGCAAATCTCGGCCTTTATTCTGTCGAAAGTGGAAGGCCGAGGGATTGCTAGCAGGTGGGGCGGTGAGGAAATTGCCATCTTTGCCCCTTCGGCAACGGTCGACGAAGGTGTCGATTTAGCCCGGCAACTTGTGGAGGGAATCCCTGGAGCAACCGATCCGAGCGTAACGGTATCAATTGGTTTGAGCGGCTGGTCTCCAGAAGACGGTAAGTCTTATAAGGAGCTTTTCCAATCTACGGATGCTGCTTTATATGATGCGAAAAATGATGGAAAGAACCGGTTCGTTCTGCATGGAGCAGCTTCGGCGATAAAATGTCGCTGA
- the megL gene encoding methionine gamma-lyase gives MNKPILHKDTLVIHEGYDDTKHHGSLAVPLYQTSTYSFENAVQGEKRFSGEEAGNIYSRLGNPTVRTLEERMAALENGAGALAFGSGMAAVSSVLVHLTKAGDHIICSRGIYGCTFGLLGIMQEKYNITHSLISMTTEEEIERAITPDTVCIYVETPINPTMELVDLKLVCDVARKHGLTVVVDNTFTSPYLQNPIDCGADFVLHSATKYINGHGDVIAGLLVGKDADEMHKLKMTVQKDYGAIMSPFDAWLLIRGLKTLPVRMERHTTNAEKILAYLKDQPLVENIYYPFDQGNPQFEIAKRQMKAGGGLISFTVKGGKEGAQTFMDSLSLIKIAVSLGDAETLIQHPATMTHSGVPEADRLQMGITDSLLRLSVGLEHADDLIADLDSAFIALEQNHPTHA, from the coding sequence ATGAATAAACCGATACTCCATAAAGACACGCTTGTCATCCATGAAGGCTATGATGATACAAAGCATCATGGCAGCTTAGCGGTGCCACTCTATCAGACTTCGACATATTCTTTTGAAAATGCGGTTCAAGGGGAAAAGCGCTTTTCCGGCGAGGAGGCGGGTAATATTTACTCGAGGCTTGGCAATCCGACAGTCCGTACACTGGAGGAAAGAATGGCCGCGCTTGAAAACGGGGCGGGTGCACTTGCTTTTGGCTCCGGAATGGCGGCTGTGAGCTCCGTCCTAGTCCACTTGACGAAGGCGGGGGATCACATCATCTGCTCGCGGGGAATTTATGGATGTACGTTCGGCTTACTCGGAATCATGCAAGAGAAATATAATATTACCCATAGCTTAATCAGCATGACGACTGAGGAAGAGATTGAAAGGGCAATTACACCGGATACCGTATGCATTTATGTGGAAACTCCGATCAATCCGACGATGGAATTGGTTGATTTGAAACTGGTATGCGACGTAGCTCGGAAACATGGATTGACTGTAGTCGTAGATAACACTTTCACATCCCCGTATTTGCAAAACCCGATTGATTGCGGCGCAGACTTTGTCTTGCATAGCGCGACGAAATACATTAACGGTCATGGAGATGTCATCGCGGGATTGCTTGTAGGGAAAGATGCTGATGAGATGCACAAACTAAAAATGACGGTCCAGAAAGACTACGGAGCGATCATGTCCCCATTTGACGCATGGCTGCTCATCCGGGGATTGAAGACGCTGCCTGTCAGGATGGAAAGGCATACAACCAATGCCGAAAAAATCCTTGCGTATTTGAAAGATCAGCCGCTTGTTGAAAATATATATTATCCTTTCGACCAAGGAAATCCGCAGTTTGAAATTGCTAAGCGTCAAATGAAAGCTGGCGGCGGGCTCATTTCATTTACAGTGAAAGGCGGCAAGGAAGGTGCCCAAACGTTCATGGATAGTCTCTCGTTGATCAAAATAGCCGTCAGTCTTGGAGATGCCGAGACGCTCATTCAGCACCCGGCTACGATGACGCATTCAGGCGTACCGGAAGCGGACCGCCTGCAGATGGGCATTACGGACTCCTTGCTCCGTCTATCTGTCGGTCTCGAACACGCAGACGACCTGATTGCCGACTTGGATTCCGCATTTATCGCACTGGAACAGAACCATCCGACACATGCATGA
- a CDS encoding GAF domain-containing protein, with protein sequence MFTATDYSNIPKEKYEQLTKQLDALLSGESNRYANLSNASALLNQFFDRINWVGFYLMDSEDELVLGPFQGLPACIRIPLGKGVCGTAAQKRETILVPDVNQFPGHIACDAASRSEIVVPLMKDGEVIGVLDIDSPEYDRFNEDDQEGLEQFVNVLVKHI encoded by the coding sequence TTGTTTACTGCAACTGATTATTCAAATATCCCGAAGGAGAAGTATGAGCAACTGACAAAACAACTTGATGCGCTACTTTCCGGAGAGAGCAACCGTTACGCGAATTTGAGCAATGCCTCAGCTTTGCTGAATCAATTTTTCGATCGTATCAATTGGGTCGGCTTTTATTTGATGGATAGCGAGGATGAGCTTGTACTCGGTCCGTTCCAAGGGTTGCCTGCTTGCATCCGGATTCCGCTTGGGAAAGGCGTATGTGGTACCGCAGCGCAAAAGAGAGAGACCATTTTAGTTCCAGACGTCAACCAGTTTCCGGGACACATCGCATGCGATGCTGCATCACGTTCTGAAATTGTCGTTCCGTTGATGAAAGATGGGGAAGTAATCGGTGTTCTTGATATCGACAGTCCGGAGTATGATCGTTTTAATGAAGACGATCAAGAAGGACTCGAGCAATTTGTGAATGTGCTTGTTAAACATATCTAA